From a single Pseudomonas triticicola genomic region:
- a CDS encoding carboxymuconolactone decarboxylase family protein, whose product MQSRADFYTASPDAMKAMMALENAVSKLSLEKSLLELVKLRSSQINGCAFCIDMHTADAIKDGETPRRLFAVTAWREAPFFSERERAALLWTESLTQLSLTHAPDEDYEVVAAQFSPKELVDLTVAINTINGWNRLAVGFRKLPQA is encoded by the coding sequence ATGCAATCTCGTGCCGATTTCTACACCGCTTCCCCCGATGCCATGAAAGCGATGATGGCGCTGGAAAATGCCGTCTCGAAACTGTCGCTGGAAAAGAGCCTGCTCGAACTGGTCAAGCTGCGCTCTTCACAGATCAACGGCTGCGCATTCTGCATCGACATGCACACCGCCGACGCGATCAAGGACGGCGAAACCCCACGCCGCCTGTTCGCCGTGACGGCATGGCGGGAAGCGCCATTCTTCAGCGAGCGTGAGCGTGCCGCGCTGCTGTGGACCGAGTCGCTGACACAATTGAGCCTGACCCACGCGCCGGACGAAGACTATGAAGTCGTCGCTGCGCAGTTTTCGCCGAAGGAACTGGTTGACCTGACGGTGGCGATCAACACCATCAACGGCTGGAATCGCCTGGCGGTGGGCTTCCGCAAGCTGCCGCAGGCCTGA
- a CDS encoding sigma-70 family RNA polymerase sigma factor — protein sequence MRSRRSGFFEHYEELIGTWTRRLRNRAQAEDLAHDTFVRVLEADSAAVQQPRAYLHQTARNIAVDGYRREDRRGVMESEAVEDTASSAGDPEHYMHAIQLADSIERALTELPLNCRKIFVWQKIEGLTQAEIAERLGLSKNMVEKYMIRTLRHLRERLDGLQS from the coding sequence ATGCGCTCCCGCAGATCCGGCTTTTTCGAGCATTACGAAGAGTTGATCGGCACCTGGACTCGTCGCCTGCGCAATCGCGCGCAGGCCGAGGATCTGGCGCACGACACCTTTGTGCGGGTGCTCGAGGCAGATTCGGCGGCGGTGCAGCAGCCTCGCGCGTATCTGCATCAGACCGCACGCAATATCGCCGTTGACGGTTATCGGCGGGAGGACCGCCGGGGCGTCATGGAGTCGGAGGCGGTCGAGGACACTGCGTCGTCGGCGGGCGATCCGGAGCATTACATGCACGCGATCCAGTTGGCCGATTCCATCGAACGCGCGCTCACCGAGCTGCCGCTCAACTGCCGCAAGATCTTTGTCTGGCAGAAGATCGAAGGCCTGACGCAGGCAGAAATCGCCGAACGCCTGGGGCTGTCCAAGAACATGGTCGAAAAGTATATGATCCGCACCCTGCGGCATCTGCGTGAGCGGCTGGATGGCTTGCAATCATGA
- a CDS encoding FecR family protein produces the protein MMETRDCACGQTAVRDEAAAWFVRLQEPNVSIEQRQRFEAWLNEHPQHREEFQLLQGLWTAADLLPTSRLQALAQTPRRERRPMLRYAVAASVLAVALGLGLFSGLNHPGAYRAEFATAPGERKHVALPDGSLIDLNSRSRLQVRYEKDRRVIELSAGEAMFSVEHDASRPFIVEAGSGKVTVTGTRFDVRRDATQTRVAVEQGTVKVQGSAAPDNQFINLTAGLGTAVDAQGKVLPAYAVNPAELTAWRNGKLVFNNASLGEVAAEVSRYRDKPLTVSQPNVASLRLTSVFKSDDTDALLKALPSILPVTVRTLADGSQEIISR, from the coding sequence ATGATGGAGACGAGAGATTGCGCCTGTGGGCAAACGGCGGTGCGTGACGAAGCGGCGGCCTGGTTCGTGCGATTGCAGGAGCCGAATGTCAGCATCGAGCAACGGCAGCGCTTCGAGGCCTGGCTGAACGAGCATCCGCAGCACCGTGAAGAATTCCAGTTGCTGCAAGGCTTGTGGACGGCGGCTGATCTGCTGCCGACGTCGCGTCTTCAGGCGCTTGCGCAAACTCCCCGCCGCGAACGCCGGCCGATGCTGCGTTATGCCGTCGCCGCGAGTGTCCTCGCCGTGGCGCTGGGGCTTGGCCTGTTCAGTGGTTTGAATCATCCGGGCGCTTACCGCGCTGAATTCGCCACGGCGCCGGGCGAGCGCAAGCATGTGGCGTTGCCGGACGGTTCGCTGATCGATCTGAACAGTCGCAGCCGCTTGCAGGTGCGTTATGAGAAGGATCGACGGGTGATCGAATTGAGCGCGGGCGAGGCGATGTTCAGTGTTGAACACGACGCCTCGCGTCCGTTTATTGTCGAGGCCGGCAGCGGCAAGGTCACAGTCACCGGTACACGTTTCGATGTGCGCCGCGATGCCACGCAGACCCGCGTGGCGGTGGAGCAGGGCACGGTAAAGGTGCAGGGAAGTGCTGCCCCGGACAACCAATTCATCAACCTCACCGCAGGCCTCGGCACGGCGGTCGATGCCCAGGGCAAGGTCCTGCCGGCCTACGCGGTCAACCCGGCGGAACTGACCGCATGGCGCAACGGCAAACTGGTGTTCAACAACGCCAGCCTCGGCGAAGTAGCGGCGGAAGTATCGCGCTATCGCGACAAACCGCTGACCGTATCCCAGCCGAACGTGGCCAGCCTGCGCCTGACCAGCGTGTTCAAATCCGACGACACCGACGCCTTGCTCAAAGCCTTGCCGAGCATCCTGCCGGTGACGGTGCGCACCCTCGCCGATGGCAGTCAGGAAATAATTTCCAGATAG
- a CDS encoding TonB-dependent siderophore receptor encodes MNITTTHNKKSPWLPLALALAVSAAMPLAFAAEAIHIRAQPLGQALSELGQQTSLQVFFSPELVAGKQAPAVDGDLSPEQALRQLLQGSGLDYQINEGSVTLAPAATSAASNGPLELGVTDIKVVGDWLGDADAAVVQNHPGARTVIRREAMVEQGAMNVSDVLKRVPGVQVQDSNGTGGSDISLNVGVRGLTSRLSPRSTVLIDGVPAAFAPYGQPQLSMAPISSGNLDSIDVVRGAGSVRYGPQNVGGVINFVTRAIPEKTTGEIGTTLETTQYGGWKHIDTAFLGGTADNGMGVALLYSGVNGHGYRERNNGNDIDDVLLKTHWAPTDQDDFSLNFHYYDANADMPGGLTQRQYDDKPYESVRDYDQFTGRRKDVSFKWIRQIDERTQAEILTYYTDSFRGSTIAARDQRTLSSYPRSYYTLGIEPRVSRVFDVGPTTQEVSVGYRYLKEAMHEESSRLALVNNQPVVTPTSDGHVFQDRTGGTEANSVYVDNKIDVGNWTITPGIRFEHISTDWHDRAVLDTAGRPVQEKNRSIESNEPLPALSVMYHLSDAWKLFANYETSFGSLQYFQLGQGGSGDSTANGLEPEKAKTYEIGTRYNDDVWGGEVTLFYIDFDDELQYISNDVGWTNLGATKHQGIEASAHYDMAALDPRLDGLTANAGFTYTRATYEGEIPGFKGRDLPFYSRQVATVGLRYEINRWTYNIDGFAQSKQRSPGTGVNADGSFNGNYITEGTADGQYGDIPGYVTWNVRGGYDFGPQVSNLKLGAGVKNVFDKQYFTRSSDNNSGMYVGAPRTFFVQASLGF; translated from the coding sequence GTGAACATCACCACAACCCACAATAAAAAATCCCCTTGGTTGCCACTGGCCTTGGCGCTGGCGGTCAGTGCCGCGATGCCATTGGCGTTTGCCGCTGAAGCCATTCATATTCGCGCGCAACCGCTGGGCCAGGCCTTGAGCGAGCTGGGCCAGCAAACCTCGCTGCAGGTGTTTTTCAGCCCCGAACTGGTGGCCGGCAAACAGGCGCCAGCGGTCGACGGCGACCTTTCGCCAGAGCAGGCTTTGCGGCAGCTGTTGCAGGGCAGCGGTCTCGATTATCAGATCAATGAAGGCTCGGTGACGCTCGCTCCAGCCGCCACCTCCGCAGCCAGCAACGGCCCGCTGGAGCTCGGCGTGACCGACATCAAAGTGGTCGGCGACTGGCTCGGTGACGCCGACGCGGCGGTGGTGCAGAACCACCCCGGCGCACGCACGGTGATTCGCCGCGAAGCGATGGTCGAGCAGGGCGCGATGAACGTCAGCGACGTGCTCAAACGCGTGCCCGGCGTGCAGGTGCAGGACTCCAATGGCACCGGCGGCAGTGATATTTCCCTCAACGTCGGCGTACGCGGTCTGACTTCGCGCCTGTCGCCACGCTCGACCGTGCTGATCGACGGCGTACCTGCCGCGTTTGCTCCGTACGGCCAGCCGCAACTGTCGATGGCGCCGATTTCCTCGGGCAATCTCGACAGCATCGACGTCGTGCGTGGCGCCGGTTCCGTGCGTTACGGGCCGCAGAACGTCGGCGGCGTGATCAACTTCGTGACCCGCGCGATCCCGGAGAAAACCACCGGCGAAATCGGCACCACCCTGGAAACCACGCAGTACGGCGGCTGGAAACACATCGACACCGCATTTCTTGGCGGCACCGCCGACAACGGCATGGGCGTCGCGCTGCTGTACTCCGGCGTCAACGGCCACGGCTATCGCGAGCGCAACAACGGTAACGACATCGACGACGTGCTGCTCAAGACGCACTGGGCGCCGACCGATCAGGACGACTTCAGCCTCAACTTCCACTACTACGACGCCAATGCCGACATGCCCGGCGGCCTGACCCAGCGTCAGTACGACGACAAACCGTACGAATCGGTGCGTGACTACGACCAGTTCACAGGCCGGCGCAAAGACGTGTCGTTCAAGTGGATCCGCCAGATCGACGAGCGCACTCAGGCAGAAATTCTCACCTATTACACCGACAGCTTTCGCGGCAGCACCATCGCCGCGCGCGATCAGCGCACCCTCAGCTCGTACCCGCGTTCCTACTACACCCTCGGCATCGAGCCGCGCGTGTCGCGGGTGTTCGATGTCGGCCCGACCACCCAGGAAGTCAGCGTCGGTTATCGCTATCTGAAAGAGGCGATGCACGAAGAGTCGAGTCGTCTGGCGCTGGTCAACAATCAGCCGGTGGTCACGCCAACCTCTGACGGCCATGTATTCCAGGATCGCACCGGTGGCACCGAGGCCAATTCGGTGTATGTCGACAACAAGATCGACGTCGGCAACTGGACCATCACCCCAGGCATTCGCTTCGAACACATCAGCACCGATTGGCACGACCGCGCCGTGCTCGACACCGCTGGCCGGCCGGTCCAGGAGAAAAACCGCAGCATCGAAAGCAATGAGCCGCTGCCGGCGCTGAGCGTGATGTATCACCTCTCCGATGCCTGGAAACTGTTCGCCAACTACGAAACCTCGTTCGGCAGCCTGCAATATTTCCAGCTCGGCCAGGGCGGTTCGGGTGACAGCACCGCCAACGGTCTGGAGCCGGAAAAGGCCAAGACCTACGAGATCGGCACGCGTTACAACGATGATGTCTGGGGCGGCGAGGTGACGCTGTTCTACATCGACTTCGATGACGAACTGCAATACATCAGCAACGACGTCGGCTGGACCAACCTCGGCGCGACCAAGCACCAGGGCATCGAAGCCTCGGCGCACTACGACATGGCCGCCCTCGATCCGCGCCTCGATGGTTTGACCGCCAACGCCGGTTTCACCTACACCCGCGCCACCTATGAAGGCGAGATCCCCGGCTTCAAGGGCCGCGATCTGCCGTTCTATTCGCGGCAGGTGGCCACGGTCGGATTGCGTTACGAGATCAACCGCTGGACGTACAACATCGATGGCTTCGCCCAATCGAAACAGCGTTCGCCGGGCACCGGTGTGAATGCGGATGGCAGCTTCAATGGCAACTACATCACCGAAGGCACGGCGGACGGGCAGTACGGCGACATCCCGGGTTACGTGACCTGGAACGTGCGCGGCGGCTACGACTTTGGTCCGCAAGTGTCGAACCTCAAGCTCGGCGCCGGGGTGAAGAATGTCTTCGACAAGCAATACTTCACCCGCTCCAGCGACAACAACTCGGGGATGTATGTCGGCGCGCCGCGCACGTTCTTCGTGCAGGCCAGCTTAGGTTTTTAA
- a CDS encoding MFS transporter: MTSLNPQDTFVPGRLQQMSTRVAFFIAGLGIAAWAPLVPYAKARAGLDEATLGLLLLCLGVGSILAMPLAGILATRFGCRRVATGGTLLICAALPLLATVSSIPALIATLFMFGAGLGTVDSTVNLQAVIVERASGKHMMSGFHGLFSLGGIVGAAGVSALLGLGLTPLAAMLVVVVLLIGALLKCVPHMLPYGSDSSGPAFAIPHGIVLFIGGMCFIVFLTEGAALDWSAVFLAQERGIDTAYAGMGYAAFALTMTVGRLLGDRIVRKLGATRIILFGGLLAAAGLFLATFAPSWQAALIGYALVGAGCSNIVPVLYTAVGKQTVMPESIAVPAITTLGYAGILAGPAVIGFVAHASSLSFAFGLMAVLLVAVAIGGKVLKV; this comes from the coding sequence ATGACCAGTCTCAACCCCCAAGACACCTTCGTCCCCGGACGTCTGCAACAGATGTCCACCCGCGTCGCTTTTTTCATCGCTGGCCTCGGCATCGCCGCCTGGGCGCCGCTGGTGCCGTACGCCAAGGCGCGGGCCGGGCTGGATGAGGCCACGCTGGGGTTATTGCTGCTGTGCCTGGGTGTCGGCTCGATTCTGGCGATGCCGCTGGCGGGGATTCTCGCCACGCGTTTTGGTTGTCGACGCGTGGCCACCGGCGGCACCTTGCTGATCTGCGCGGCGCTGCCGTTGCTGGCGACGGTGTCATCGATCCCGGCGCTGATCGCCACGCTGTTCATGTTCGGTGCCGGCCTCGGCACGGTGGATTCAACGGTGAACCTGCAAGCAGTGATCGTCGAGCGCGCCAGCGGCAAGCACATGATGTCGGGGTTCCACGGCCTGTTTAGCCTCGGCGGCATTGTCGGTGCGGCGGGCGTCAGTGCCCTGCTCGGCCTCGGGCTGACACCGCTGGCGGCGATGCTGGTGGTAGTGGTTTTGCTGATCGGCGCCTTGCTCAAGTGCGTGCCGCACATGTTGCCCTATGGCAGCGACAGCTCCGGCCCGGCGTTCGCCATTCCCCATGGCATCGTGCTGTTTATCGGCGGCATGTGCTTTATCGTGTTCCTCACCGAGGGCGCGGCGCTGGACTGGAGCGCAGTGTTCCTCGCTCAGGAACGCGGGATCGACACGGCTTACGCGGGAATGGGTTACGCAGCGTTTGCCCTGACCATGACCGTCGGCCGTCTGCTCGGTGACCGCATCGTGCGTAAGCTCGGTGCGACGCGGATCATTCTGTTCGGCGGTCTGTTGGCGGCGGCGGGGTTGTTTCTCGCCACCTTCGCGCCGAGCTGGCAAGCGGCGCTGATCGGGTATGCGCTGGTCGGCGCCGGTTGCTCGAACATCGTGCCGGTGCTGTACACGGCGGTGGGCAAGCAGACGGTGATGCCGGAGAGCATCGCGGTACCGGCGATTACCACGCTGGGTTATGCCGGGATTCTCGCCGGGCCGGCGGTGATCGGTTTTGTCGCGCATGCCAGCAGCCTGAGTTTTGCCTTCGGATTGATGGCAGTGTTGCTGGTGGCTGTGGCGATCGGCGGCAAAGTCCTGAAGGTCTAA
- a CDS encoding diaminopimelate epimerase: protein MTKFYDARGNIYGVVSPETLREAGIALPARAAECAVSRQQWSEAAIARCCDWPDGQRPANSKPHRSDGLLIGPFQASAPFDVLIVNTDGSLAERSGNGLTIFSQALTEQGLMPEQGAMLRVHHDKGEALETAVTPAEVGGVRGFWLDLAQPGFGPEAVGAQTVENAQFNHRDVSHVQPLAQLDPTWTHSQFVRIGNPHCVTLLSDASALPSNEQMREPTLNQRLTAIAYAMPNGAGNPCPAGVNLQWAVLVSPQQVLARVFERGEGPTASSGTSASAVACAAWRVGWVEAGEVRVVMPGGTAPVLLEVSEGELLRVRLFGTARLIA from the coding sequence ATGACGAAGTTCTACGACGCACGCGGCAATATCTACGGAGTGGTCTCACCCGAAACCTTGCGCGAGGCCGGAATCGCTTTGCCAGCGAGGGCCGCAGAGTGCGCCGTATCCAGGCAGCAATGGAGCGAAGCCGCCATCGCCCGGTGCTGCGATTGGCCCGACGGCCAGCGTCCGGCCAACAGCAAACCCCACCGCAGCGACGGCCTGCTGATCGGCCCGTTTCAGGCATCTGCGCCGTTCGATGTACTGATCGTCAACACTGACGGCAGCCTCGCCGAGCGCAGCGGTAACGGCCTGACGATTTTTTCTCAGGCATTGACCGAGCAAGGCTTGATGCCGGAGCAGGGCGCCATGCTCCGCGTTCATCATGACAAGGGCGAAGCGCTGGAAACGGCGGTGACACCGGCCGAAGTCGGAGGCGTGCGCGGTTTCTGGCTCGACCTCGCTCAGCCTGGCTTCGGCCCGGAGGCTGTGGGTGCGCAGACGGTTGAAAACGCTCAGTTCAATCATCGCGACGTCAGCCATGTCCAGCCCCTGGCACAACTCGATCCCACTTGGACCCACAGCCAATTCGTCCGCATCGGCAATCCGCACTGTGTAACGCTGCTCAGCGATGCAAGCGCTTTGCCGAGCAACGAACAGATGCGTGAACCCACCCTGAACCAACGGCTTACAGCGATCGCCTATGCGATGCCCAACGGTGCCGGCAATCCGTGCCCGGCGGGCGTCAATCTGCAATGGGCCGTGCTGGTGTCGCCGCAGCAAGTCCTCGCCCGGGTATTCGAGCGTGGCGAAGGACCAACCGCATCATCCGGCACCAGCGCCAGTGCGGTCGCGTGTGCCGCGTGGCGGGTGGGTTGGGTCGAGGCGGGAGAAGTGCGGGTGGTCATGCCGGGTGGCACCGCACCGGTTTTGCTTGAGGTTTCTGAAGGGGAGTTGCTGCGCGTCAGATTGTTTGGCACGGCGCGGTTGATCGCTTGA
- the codA gene encoding cytosine deaminase — protein sequence MHIINARLRNQEGLHELHLEDGLIHSIARQTEAPTLGPDDLDAGGNLVVPPFVEPHIHLDATLTAGEPRWNMSGTLFEGIECWGERKVTITEEDTKTRAKKTIQALAAHGIQHVRTHVDVTDPQLTALKAMLEVREESRHLIDLQIVAFPQEGIESFRNGRELMEEAIRMGADVVGGIPHFEYTRDQGVSSVKFLMDLAERTGCLVDVHCDETDDPHSRFLEVLAEEARSRDMGARVTASHTTAMGSYDNAYCAKLFRLLGHSGISFVSCPTESIHLQGRFDNFPKRRGVTRVNELLEAGMNVCFGQDSIVDPWYPLGNGNILRVLEAGLHICHMLGYRNLQSALDLVTDNSAKAMHLGERYGLEQGRPANLLILSADSDYEVIRSQGLPLYSIRGGKVLMKRQMPVVEFS from the coding sequence ATGCACATCATCAACGCCCGCCTGCGCAACCAGGAAGGCCTGCACGAATTGCACCTTGAAGACGGCCTGATCCACAGCATCGCCCGTCAGACCGAAGCGCCGACCCTCGGCCCGGATGACCTCGATGCCGGCGGCAATCTGGTGGTGCCGCCCTTCGTCGAGCCGCACATCCACCTCGACGCCACCCTCACCGCTGGCGAGCCGCGCTGGAACATGAGCGGCACGCTGTTCGAGGGCATCGAATGCTGGGGCGAGCGCAAGGTCACCATCACCGAAGAAGACACCAAGACCCGCGCCAAGAAGACCATTCAGGCTCTGGCCGCCCACGGCATTCAGCACGTGCGCACCCACGTTGACGTCACCGACCCGCAACTCACCGCGCTCAAGGCCATGCTCGAAGTGCGCGAGGAAAGTCGTCACCTGATCGACCTGCAAATCGTCGCGTTCCCGCAGGAAGGCATCGAGTCGTTCCGCAACGGGCGTGAGCTCATGGAAGAAGCGATCCGCATGGGCGCCGACGTGGTCGGCGGCATTCCGCATTTCGAGTACACCCGCGATCAGGGCGTCAGCTCGGTGAAGTTCCTGATGGACCTGGCCGAGCGCACCGGTTGCCTGGTCGACGTGCATTGCGACGAGACTGACGATCCGCATTCACGCTTCCTTGAAGTGCTCGCCGAAGAAGCCCGCAGCCGCGACATGGGCGCCCGCGTCACCGCCAGCCACACCACGGCGATGGGCTCTTATGACAACGCCTACTGCGCCAAACTGTTCCGCCTGCTCGGCCATTCCGGGATCAGTTTTGTCTCCTGCCCGACCGAAAGCATTCACCTGCAAGGACGCTTCGACAACTTCCCGAAACGCCGGGGCGTGACCCGCGTCAATGAACTGCTCGAAGCTGGCATGAACGTGTGTTTCGGTCAGGATTCGATCGTCGACCCGTGGTATCCGCTGGGTAACGGCAACATCCTGCGCGTGCTTGAAGCCGGTCTGCATATCTGCCACATGCTCGGTTATCGCAACCTGCAAAGTGCGCTGGATCTGGTCACCGACAACAGCGCCAAAGCCATGCACCTGGGCGAGCGTTATGGACTGGAACAGGGCCGCCCGGCGAACCTGCTGATTCTCTCGGCGGACAGCGACTACGAAGTGATCCGCAGCCAGGGCCTGCCGCTGTATTCGATTCGCGGCGGCAAGGTGTTGATGAAGCGGCAGATGCCGGTGGTGGAGTTCAGCTGA
- the codB gene encoding cytosine permease — protein MTQNASGNDYPLSEVPMHARKGLASTAMVLLGFTFFTATMFAGGKLGVAFGFAEMMAVIIVGNLLLGLYAAGLGYIAFKSGLNSVLMGRFCFGEVGSKLSDLILGFTQIGWYAWGTATAAVVIGKYFNLDETTVLVLMVLFGLGFCATAYIGYRGLEILSYIAVPAMMLLLMLSMWAATVKVGGFEGLLSVVPSGSLDWSTAITLVFGTFVSGATQATNWTRFSRSAKVAVLASLIGFFIGNGLMVLIGAYGAIVYQQPDVVEVLLLQGFAMAAMAMLLLNIWSTQDNTIYNFAVAGCNLLRTGRRKTVTLGGAVIGTLLALLGMYDMLVPYLILLGTVIPPIGGVIMADFFYRWRGHYPRLADARLPAFNWPGLGAYGVGTVAAFSSPWVAPLVGIAAAALTYVIVTGMLGARRVSAPLQDL, from the coding sequence ATGACGCAGAACGCTTCCGGCAACGATTACCCGCTCAGTGAAGTCCCCATGCACGCGCGCAAAGGCCTGGCCTCGACGGCGATGGTGTTACTGGGCTTCACGTTTTTCACCGCGACCATGTTTGCCGGCGGCAAGCTCGGGGTCGCGTTCGGTTTCGCCGAGATGATGGCGGTGATCATTGTCGGCAACCTGTTGCTCGGTCTGTACGCGGCAGGCTTGGGTTACATCGCCTTCAAGAGCGGCCTCAATTCGGTGCTGATGGGCCGTTTCTGTTTTGGCGAAGTCGGCAGCAAGCTCAGCGACCTGATCCTCGGCTTTACCCAGATCGGCTGGTACGCGTGGGGCACGGCGACAGCGGCGGTGGTGATCGGCAAGTATTTCAATCTCGATGAAACCACCGTGCTGGTCCTGATGGTGCTATTCGGTCTGGGCTTCTGCGCCACGGCGTACATCGGTTATCGCGGCCTGGAAATTCTCTCGTACATCGCGGTGCCGGCGATGATGTTGCTTCTGATGCTGTCGATGTGGGCAGCGACCGTGAAAGTCGGCGGCTTCGAAGGCTTGCTCAGCGTGGTGCCGAGCGGTTCGCTGGACTGGTCGACAGCGATCACCCTGGTCTTCGGCACCTTCGTCAGCGGCGCAACGCAAGCTACCAACTGGACGCGATTTTCGCGCTCGGCAAAAGTCGCGGTGCTGGCGAGCCTGATCGGTTTTTTCATCGGCAACGGCCTGATGGTGCTGATCGGCGCGTACGGCGCGATCGTCTATCAACAGCCGGATGTGGTCGAAGTGCTGCTGTTGCAAGGCTTCGCCATGGCCGCGATGGCCATGCTGTTGCTGAACATCTGGAGCACTCAGGACAACACCATCTACAACTTCGCCGTCGCCGGCTGCAACCTGCTGCGCACCGGGCGGCGCAAAACTGTGACCCTGGGCGGCGCGGTGATCGGCACCCTGCTCGCCCTGCTGGGCATGTACGACATGCTGGTGCCGTATCTGATTCTGCTCGGCACGGTGATTCCGCCGATTGGCGGGGTGATCATGGCTGACTTCTTCTACCGCTGGCGCGGGCACTATCCGCGCCTGGCCGACGCACGGTTGCCGGCGTTCAACTGGCCGGGGCTCGGGGCCTACGGGGTGGGTACCGTCGCTGCGTTCAGTTCGCCCTGGGTCGCGCCGCTGGTAGGCATTGCCGCTGCCGCGCTAACGTATGTCATCGTCACCGGTATGCTCGGCGCCCGTCGCGTCAGCGCACCACTACAAGACCTATAA